A region of Saccharomyces kudriavzevii IFO 1802 strain IFO1802 genome assembly, chromosome: 14 DNA encodes the following proteins:
- the CUZ1 gene encoding Cuz1p (similar to Saccharomyces cerevisiae YNL155W; ancestral locus Anc_2.106), which translates to MSAAIKKETGMLDVGKHCAFCRQLDFLPFHCSFCNDDFCSKHRLKEDHHCKWLLEHEEALKIGEGSNKSQGASTSNNEAYFKSLLPERASVRVQMADEKGKPLRDINTAKVGSALNSKTLDKIFKFFHKNEKKNSNGKSKKNFSSSSNKIIQLANLRKIAKGDAKIPIQNRIYIWCYSVDGQEKDTAKEDAKVPIYINKIWPVGRAMDYLSIQCNMKSSILTSSSSNDKFLLYKLKDGKTVSFDKIEPSLRVSNEIKDLDVLYLVHGNADEKFN; encoded by the coding sequence ATGTCGGCGGCtataaaaaaggaaaccgGGATGTTGGATGTGGGAAAACACTGTGCTTTTTGTAGGCAGCTAGACTTCCTGCCCTTTCATTGTTCATTCTGCAACGACGATTTTTGCTCAAAGCATAGACTTAAGGAAGACCATCACTGTAAGTGGTTGCTGGAGCACGAAGAAGCTCTCAAAATCGGCGAGGGTTCAAACAAGAGCCAAGGTGCCTCAACTTCAAACAATGAGGCATATTTCAAGAGCCTGTTGCCCGAAAGGGCCAGTGTTAGAGTTCAGATGGCAGATGAAAAAGGGAAACCTTTGAGAGATATCAACACAGCAAAAGTGGGCTCCGCTTTGAATTCGAAGACATTGGATAAGATATTTAAGTTTTTCCATAAgaacgaaaagaaaaatagtaATGGTAAATCTAAGAAGAATTTTAGCTCTTCGTCGAATAAAATCATTCAGCTGGCTAATCTGAGGAAAATTGCTAAAGGTGACGCGAAGATTCCCATACAGAACAGGATTTACATTTGGTGCTACTCGGTGGATGGCCAGGAAAAGGATACTGCCAAAGAAGACGCCAAAGTGCCAATATACATAAATAAAATCTGGCCTGTAGGGAGAGCCATGGACTATTTATCTATCCAATGTAACATGAAATCGAGTATTCTGACTAGTTCAAGTTCCAATGATAAGTTTCTACTGTATAAATTGAAGGATGGCAAGACGGTGtcatttgataaaattgaacCTTCTCTGAGAGTCTCTAacgaaatcaaagatcttGATGTACTGTATCTGGTTCACGGGAACGcggatgaaaaattcaactAA
- the NSG2 gene encoding Nsg2p (similar to Saccharomyces cerevisiae NSG1 (YHR133C) and NSG2 (YNL156C); ancestral locus Anc_2.108): MANRREPDPKRSTESISSLTKPQLYSLYDDDVVRSEDNEIYEELKRSVSIDSGKYSRDQTIDATFYLGDKGGNSLPRSTISSNNLERILSASSIHENFPSKTRQSRQNLIHYLQAVLILSLSGFAYHELSRNLHDNHLLHPEFASRPLLLGVKICNWLSNGVLPDWLGYAVEGVLFGSVIPILDNIFQTEIVKSSAHHDSLTSVIRSLNAMLGVTFGIRKIQWNSSLQAAGAWGLLNVILWLFFDGSISMLLSCICIGVGCCISCYKDITDGSQFLYFMDFYFLGSLMFGKLGRYLYSH, encoded by the coding sequence ATGGCCAATAGAAGAGAACCGGATCCAAAAAGGAGCACTGAATCGATCAGCTCTTTAACTAAGCCACAGTTATACTCACTgtatgatgatgacgtCGTGAGATCCGAAGATAACGAAATATACGAGGAACTGAAACGATCCGTCTCTATAGATTCCGGCAAGTATAGTAGAGACCAAACTATTGATGCGACGTTTTACTTGGGCGATAAAGGCGGCAATTCGCTACCCAGGAGCACAATTTCGTCAAATAACTTAGAAAGGATATTATCAGCTTCATCCATTCACGAGAACTTTCCGTCCAAGACTAGACAAAGCCGTCAAAATCTTATTCACTACCTGCAGGCcgttttgattttatcaTTAAGTGGTTTTGCATACCATGAACTGTCAAGAAATCTGCACGATAATCATCTTTTGCATCCTGAATTTGCATCGAGACCTCTTCTTCTGGGCGTCAAAATCTGTAATTGGTTATCCAATGGGGTTTTGCCAGACTGGTTAGGTTACGCTGTCGAAGGGGTATTGTTTGGTTCTGTTATACCGATACTGGATAATATTTTCCAAACAGAGATAGTTAAAAGCTCTGCGCACCATGATAGCTTGACTTCGGTTATTAGGAGTCTTAACGCTATGCTGGGTGTCACATTTGGAATCAGGAAAATACAGTGGAACTCTTCTTTGCAAGCTGCAGGGGCATGGGGGCTTCTGAATGTTATATTATGGTTGTTTTTTGATGGTTCCATATCCATGCTGTTGAGTTGCATCTGTATTGGGGTAGGTTGTTGTATCTCTTGTTACAAGGACATTACCGATGGTTCTCAGTTTTTATATTTCATGGATTTTTACTTCCTGGGTTCTTTAATGTTCGGTAAACTAGGAAGATATCTATATTCTCATTAA